In the genome of Deltaproteobacteria bacterium, the window GGCCATCGACGAGTACACGGTACAGTTCGTCTGTGACGAAGCCCAACCTGTGGACCTCATGATGACATCCTATTACGGTCCTTACATCATGCCCCCGAAGCTGACCGAGGCAAAGGGATCGGAATGGTTCCAGAGAGGCAATGCCTGCGGCACCGGACCATACAAGCTCAAGTCCTATGAAAAGGGGGTCGGCGCTGTACTCGAGAAATTCGACGACTACTGGGGAGGGTGGAAGCCCGACCAGTTCGACATTGCGATCTACAAGATCATCAACGAGTCCTCGACAGCAGTCCAACTCCTGAAGCGGGGTGAGATGGATATCATCGAGATGGTGCCCATGGAGGTCCAGGAGAGCCTGGCAAAAGAGCCGGGCATCGAGATGGCCGTCTTCGAGAGCACCCAGAATCTCTGGTACCATCTCCATAACCAGAAATTCCCCACAGACGACATAAACGTGAGAAAGGCCATCAGCCACGCCATCAACGTCGACGAGATGATCGAGACCATCTTCGGTAAAAGGAACGCCGTCAAGGCCGTCGGGCCCATCCCGTACAGCCTCTGGGGCCATGACCCCACCCTGAGGACTTACGATTACAACCCGGAGAAGGCCAAGCAGTATCTTGCCAAATCCAGATATGCAGACCAGTGGAAAAAGGGGGAGCTCAAGCTGACTATCACCTCCTATGACGAGACCAGGCTGGCACCGGCGACTTACATACAGGCGGCGCTGAAGAAGATCGGGATCACCGCGGAAATCGACTCCACTCCCTGGCCCGCCTGCTGGGAGACTTTCAAGAACAAGGAGAGGTGTCCACAGATGACCTGTCTTGACTGGTGGGCGGAATGGCCGACACCCAGGACCTTTCTTACCGGGCCCTGGTTCAAGGAAGAGGAGACACTGTTCAACTGGGCCTACTACTACAACCCGGAGTTCGAAAGGCTCGTCAATGAGGCGATGACTTACGAGGCGACCGACATCTCGAAGGCCTCGGAGTATTACAGCAAGGCCCAGCAGATCCTGCTGGACGACGCTGCATCGTTTTTCGTCGCCGATTTCAATTACGTGGTCTTCAAGAGAAAAGACATCAAGGGCCTGAAACTCCTTCCGCTTTACAACGGTGCTTACTGGATTTACCGTCTGTCGAGAGGATAATCCTCGAGATGCCGCCCCGGAGGTATGCCGGGCGCGGCATCCTCGGACGCACGTACGCCAATGGGCTATTACATTCTGAAAAGAGTCGCCTTCATGGCCATTGTTCTCTGGGTCCTGACGATGGTGACCTTCTTCCTCACCACCATCGCCCCCTCGGACCCGGCCGGCCTGTGGGTGGGGCCGCGACCCAAACCGGGACAACTGGAAAAGGCGAGAAAGGAACTCGGCCTGGACAAGCCGGCCCATACCCGCTATGTGCTCTATCTGAAGAGACTCGTGCACGGAGATTTCGGTGTTTCAATCCGAACCCGCCAACCCGTGGCCGGGGAACTGAAGCGATATTTCCCGGCCACCATCGAGTTGGTCACCGTTGCCATCATCCTCAGCCTGGTCGCGGGTATCCCCTTGGGCATCTACACCGCCTTCCACAGGGAATCCCTGGCCGACCACGCCGGGAGGAT includes:
- a CDS encoding ABC transporter substrate-binding protein, which codes for MSVGKRIFSTVVLVLAFTFSLVSIGTTKNIIKVFMWEIKDWDPHVCYSDGARILTNIYETLVRYEDGKVTPSLATSWEKSDNGRVWTFKLRKGVKFQNGEPFNAYAVKYSIDRLLKMGKGGAWNFEPIKETRAIDEYTVQFVCDEAQPVDLMMTSYYGPYIMPPKLTEAKGSEWFQRGNACGTGPYKLKSYEKGVGAVLEKFDDYWGGWKPDQFDIAIYKIINESSTAVQLLKRGEMDIIEMVPMEVQESLAKEPGIEMAVFESTQNLWYHLHNQKFPTDDINVRKAISHAINVDEMIETIFGKRNAVKAVGPIPYSLWGHDPTLRTYDYNPEKAKQYLAKSRYADQWKKGELKLTITSYDETRLAPATYIQAALKKIGITAEIDSTPWPACWETFKNKERCPQMTCLDWWAEWPTPRTFLTGPWFKEEETLFNWAYYYNPEFERLVNEAMTYEATDISKASEYYSKAQQILLDDAASFFVADFNYVVFKRKDIKGLKLLPLYNGAYWIYRLSRG